A stretch of DNA from Lotus japonicus ecotype B-129 chromosome 4, LjGifu_v1.2:
ATGTAGCTTAATCACTATGGCTGTAATCTTGTGCATAAAATATTAAGGCAAATCAAGGATGACTTTACCATATTATTTATTACCCAATCAAGTAATCACTTCAATGGAGAAACAGAAATGAAAACATTCAGCATTCAAAACTAAATTTCCAAAGTAGAGTAGCAAACATGACTAACCTCACTAACATTAGTGAAAACCCTTTGCATGATCAGCAGTTTGAACTGGTTCATCATTAGCATTGGCATtgtccttaaaaattaaaaccacACCAAATCAACATTTGTACTCATTAAAAACTGCAACATATTACCTTAGTTAAATCAATAAGCAACATTACCATTTGAGTAAAAGTCGCGAACAAAGCACCCAAGTTTGCTGAGATATTTAATTCTTTCATTTGCATAAATGCAAACATTATAGTTTGCAATGTTGAAATATTCTCTTCAGAAGTTGCTAACTTGCTCTTCACAAAATTAAGTTCTTCTTTCAATTGAGATACTTCAGCTGAGCTATTATAGGCTATACCACTAGTCGATCCAAATGCAACACTATGAAGAGCACCTAAGCCTAATCCACGCACACATCCAGCTCTATCTGGACCCAAAATTTTGGAAAGAGCATCATTTTTTGAAACTTCTACAAAATTGTTGGTTTGACTTAGTTCTTGCTCAACCTGCTCCTACATGTCATTTGGGTAAAATGATAGCATGTCATTAACTTTAACTTATTCTAAATCAGCAGCGCAAAGATTCTATTTCTTGAAAAAAAGCACAGCAAGATTCTGGTTTTAAATTCCAATTTCAGTAGCAGGGGAATAAACATTTAATTTTGTAACTTACCCCTACAAACCTTGCCTCTTCATTGACATAAGACCCATCTTTTCTCTTGTGAGTTGCAATATATAATTCTCTTCGACTTATAGCATGTCCAACCTCTATTTCCTATACATATGTGTGTGACTCATATAAGTCCaaatatcaaataaaaataattagatCAATCTATTAAGACCTAACAAGGCATAACATGAGTTATATACCATTTCATGTTGTCTCCTTGATAAAAGTTTAGATCCGCCGGTATGTGGAATTGTTTGCTTTTTACGCGCCTCCACATTCTTTTGACATAACTCCTATTATATGAACAACACGTTAACTAAAATATAATCTTAAAAAGATAATTATAGATAACAAACAACTAGGAAATTATACCTTATATTTTGGCTTCAAGTGATAATCAACAAATGATGACCATTGATCTTTAGGAACTCCTTTAGGGACATTACCAATAAGTTGTTCTCTAGAATAACAAGGGTTATCTTTAGAATTCCATAATTTCAACTTGCCATTCCTATACTTTTTCCCCATGGTAAGAAAGCAATAACGCTTAGCAATTAACTCCGGTGCCTGAAAATGAAAAAGATTCTTCAACAAAAAAGATAATTGTTAGTGTTAAGGTTAAAAGACAATTCAATACTCAATAATTTGTTTTTAGAaataccaaatatatatatatatatatatatatatatatatatatatatatataatgcaaCATCCCAGCAGTACATAGACAGGAAACAGAAACAGAACAGAAACCAGAAAAATAGAACATAAAAGTACACATTTGACAATATAATTTGCGTACCTTCAAAATTTTAAAGCACTCCTTTTTGTAATCATCAAGTACTGCTTTCCAACTTTCAAAATTGATAGGAACATGATCAGGGTCTCTAGCAATGCATCCACAAGCTTTAGAAAGAAGTACTGCTGCTTGCCCATATGCTCGCATTTGCCTATCAAACGGAACCACTATAAGCTGACCTTTAGGCATATCAAACACATCTTTCATTGTCAACTCAATCTTCTTTCGACTTCCATCTTGAACTATTAAAAAGGAGGTTCATGTTAGCTTCAATCaatatatagaaaaataaaaaaaatagaaaaatagtaTACTACCTATAGCTTCTACAGTCCATTTTCTAGTGGACTTTCGTACTGCATAAGAGGTTTGTGTACTGCTAGACGGTGGAGCTGCTACTTGTGGTGGTGGCTCCTTGTAAGGCATGAAATGTCCCTCAAATGAAGCTTGAGGCATCAAGTTTGAGGTGTCACGAGACACTCTAGTAGGTGAATGAGTAGGAACACCATATTTTGAGCGTTTGGCTTTATGGTGAATGACTGTATCATTGTAAAAACAGTAACATTAGTAAGGCTGCGTGTATAAAATAATAAGCATAActtaaataaacttaaaaacaaatGACATACAACCCAAGGGTGGAGGCTCCCTTTGAGACATAGCATGTCCCTCAAATGAAGCTTGAGGCATCAAGTTTAAGGTGTCATGAGACACTCTAGTAGGTGAATGAGTAGAAACACCACAATTTGAGCGTTTGGCTTTATAGTACATGGCTGTGTAATTGTAAAAAACAGTAAAATTAGAAAGGCAAcatgaataaaataataatcataactcaaataaacttaaaaacaaatGACATACTACTGTCCAATGGTGGAGGCTCCTTATGAGGCATAGAACGTCCCTCAAATGAAGCTTGAGACATCAAATATGAGGTGTCATGAGACACTCTAGTAGGTGAATGAATACAAACACCATAATTTGAGCGTTTGGCTTTATGGTGCATGGCTGTAGCATTGTAAAAAACAGTAAAATTAGTAAcgctaaatataaaataataatcataactTAAATAAACTTAAATACAAATGACATACTACTATCCAATGGTGGATGCTCCTTATGAGGCATAGAACATCCCTCATATAATGACAATGATTATCATCAAAATCTCCATGATCTTCATTTGGTATTGTATCTCCAAATTCTGATGGTTCAACAGAAGTAGTGGGTTCCGCAACATAATCTCTATTTATCCCATACAAATCATTAATCATGTCTAGTACTGGATTTTCATTTTGCAGTGGCTCCGATATTACTTCAGTGTCCCTTGATGTCATACTTTCATATGTTTCACCATGCCATATCCAAACCTTATAATTTTTTGGAAACTGCTTGCAAATCAAATGGTCACGCACTACATCTCTACTTTCCCATTTATTACAGCAACATATAGGACATGGACATCTTATTACACCATCAATTGACCGCTTCTCAAACGCAAAGTTTAGAAACTTATCTAACCCCTCAAGATATTCAACTGTGTTTCGCGGCATATCAATCCATGATTTATCCATTTTGGTGATCGTGTAACTAAGTTGAAACTGAAAGCAAGTAGGGGAGAGAGGGTACCTTGTGAACCCGAGAGAGATCCTTacgaaagagaaagaaagaaagcagTTCGTTCCAGACCAGAATCTGCATAGGAAATGAGAgcaatgaagagagagaattaatacattaatttttgCCCATTTTACATGACTTTCACTCTGTTGAATGTGGACTCAGTGTGTTTGGTTTATGGTTGAGTCCTATACTTTAGAGAATACAGCAGAGACCACTTAAAATTTGAGTGGATATTAATCTTAACTTTAGTTTTTCTTCTAATTTAAAGCATTAGATCACTGCCATTAACTAAATATTTAGGACAAAAATTTAGTATGGTCTTTATAGTACTGACTCAATtctagaaagaaaaaacaaataggGGAAGTTGTAACATAAAATTACTCAAACTTGTAAATGTTTTCACCAGGGAAACTAATGGCCTAATCCTACTTGGGCCAATCTGATGGTTAGAGTAGGATTAGGATTAAGAGTACATGTTTCAGCAGGCCAATCCTCAGTAGCATAATTCAGCAATGTAATGAAAAGTATATACAAGATAGTACCAAAATCACCTTAAAACAGAACATGATCTCATGATACAAGAATTAGACTCATGAAACAGATCTCTGACACTCTCAACATTAAAAAACAGGGATACATATGAAGCAATAATTTCATCAAACACCTGGCATGCATGCGCTGGCGCAAACGCAAACGCACATAGACTCACTTGTTTTACACGATTTCCTCAACAATCAAGTAGCGATGCATAGAAATGAAAGCAAACACATCGAGTGAGAGATTAAAGCATGAAATTAAGGTCAAgaaggtttggtttggtttgattTTACCTACTTCAGTGAGCAACAAACGATGTCATGTTCGGTTCTCACACACAATCAACTCAATTCCATTCCCTTCTTCCTCCTTGTCGTTCTTCGATTCTGCATTTTCGCACAATGGAAAACTCAAAATTCAAAATCGGAATACTCGGAATTCAGAATCGGAAAATTATAGAGGAGAAGACACACACACATTGGAATCTAAGCAAACAGAAAAACCCTAGAGATATAGATGAGTGAGAAAGATAACCAGTAAGAGAGTGAGGCGAGGGTTGTGGTGTTCCGGAAGCTCTGTCACGGTGGTGAAGACAACCGATGCGCGGCGGTGATGCGCGGCGATGATGTGCGACGCTGAAATTCCGATCGGTGCAGAGTTGTAGAGTTTGTGCGAGTGAGAGATGAATGCGTGTGTTCGATGATTGTTCAGTGGGTGATTTTCAACTTAGCTATAGATATATTGTTCACTTTTGTTGAATGAGTGATTTTCGAGCAAGATATTTTTTAAGAAAGAGTAACctcttttttgaaattaaaaaaagaaaccatttttttaaaatgaaaaaaaaagaaaccttGAATGTTAaattatctatctatatatatatatattctaacggtctttcaaaaatatatatattctaacAGTGAGGTTTGTTATATATATTCTAACAATatcaattttataaataatagaTTGATATcatcacgttcaaaaaaaagattGATATCATCACTTTAAAAAATTGCTTCCAAATAGCTACTAATTAGCTGCGAATCTGATCCTAAATTAGTGGCATTCTAAATAAATGCCACAAGTAATTTGCTGCCAAATAGCTACTAATTAGCTAGGGTTGCGTTCTCAAATTTGTGGCATTCTACTTAAATGCCAGATTAATATCACTTTGGGGCATTCTTTTATAAATGCCACAAATATAGTGCCACTAAAAACaggttttttttgtagtgttacGAGAAATCATCTGGGATAGCCCCAAAAATGATTAAAAGATTCAACTATAATCTTAATAGGGTGCAAGGATTCAGGTGACCACAATAAATCCAGTTTTCAGCACACAAAGTTTCAATATTATTGAGATTAAAGATAGTCTCGAGCATTAATCAGGACATAAAAGGCTACAGATAGTTTAGGAACAAAAAGATGGCAACAAAAGATCAGTCAATAGTATTTTCAGGTAATAAAAGTACAATATTCCAAAAAATAGTAGTAGGGCAGAGATAGTAGGTGATTGTAGTAGGGCAGGGATAGTAATGGTAGTCTAAATGGACATGGAATGACAATAAGAAAGCCAACAAGACAAATCTCATTCTGTATTTAGGAAAGGAGTTAAGAGGATAATGCAGTGAAAGATCACACTGAGATAGCCAGCATAAACACAACAGATAATAATCCACACCTTCAACTTTTGGGATATCCATAGCCCGATATCTTGAAGAAGTTTGTTTCCGGAAGCATCTTGTTTGTCCATGGATTGGATGCTTTGAGAAACAAGATCCTGTCCTGCCCCTTCAGCAATCACAATAACCATTTggccattttcttttcttttctctgcaAAATCAAAAAGTCCACCTGGACCTTCAA
This window harbors:
- the LOC130712449 gene encoding ATP-dependent 6-phosphofructokinase 3-like, translated to MALNIYRHAVIDKSFGFDTAVEEAQRAINAAHVEAESVENGIGVVKLMGWDVDCCLIPELPFFLEGPGGLFDFAEKRKENGQMVIVIAEGAGQDLVSQSIQSMDKQDASGNKLLQDIGLWISQKLKVWIIICCVYAGYLSVIFHCIILLTPFLNTE